One genomic window of Arachis stenosperma cultivar V10309 chromosome 10, arast.V10309.gnm1.PFL2, whole genome shotgun sequence includes the following:
- the LOC130954494 gene encoding mitochondrial import receptor subunit TOM20-like has product MEFTQSDFDRLLLFEHTRKTAEAKYAANPLDADNLTKWGGALIELSAFQDPRDSKKMIDDAISKLDEALLIDPARHATLWCLGNAHTSYAFLTPDFDAAKVNFDKARECFQRALDADPENELYKKSLEVTDKAPLLHMEIHKNGLGQMTGGGASSTPSKRKESAKQKSSDLKYDIFGWVILAIGIVAWVGMAKSQVPPPPPR; this is encoded by the exons ATGGAATTCACTCAGAGTGACTTTGATCGCTTACTGTTGTTCGAGCACACGCGAAAAACCGCTGAAGCAAAGTATGCAGCAAACCCTCTTGATGCTGAT AATCTGACAAAATGGGGAGGAGCTTTGATTGAGCTGTCAGCGTTCCAGGATCCCAGGGATTCAAAGAAAATGATCGATG ATGCAATTTCAAAGTTGGATGAGGCTTTGCTGATTGATCCAGCAAGGCATGCCACTCTTTGGTGCTTGGGAAATGCCCACACGTCTTATGCATTCCTAACTCCTGATTTTGACGCTGCAAAGGTTAATTTTGACAAGGCACGTGAGTGTTTCCAGAGAGCTCTTGATGCG GATCCTGAGAATGAGCTTTATAAGAAGTCCTTGGAAGTTACTGATAAG GCCCCATTATTGCACATGGAGATCCACAAAAATGGGCTTGGTCAGATGACTGGTGGTGGGGCTTCCTCTACACCCTCAAAAAGAAAG GAATCAGCAAAGCAGAAGAGCAGTGACCTCAAGTATGATATATTTGGATGGGTGATTCTTGCAATCGGTATAGTCGCATGGGTGGGAATGGCCAAATCTCAAGTTCCACCACCACCTCCAAGATAA
- the LOC130954667 gene encoding uncharacterized protein LOC130954667, whose product MAEEEEVQIQENAESSRPEFPTGRVKKIMRLDKDVNRVSGEALFLVSRSTELFLHFLAEKSARVAIEKKRKTVTIDHLRVAVKRHQPSSDFLLDSLPLPSQPKNLPLSTAADRRKADKPAPAGTRRIDQFFRKPEVQVAPVADPEAEAPAEADAEAKDAPEADSEAQAAPVEDPEAEPSAEADAEAKAAPEADSEAQATGAEADAGAEVAAEAEAAVHVDEC is encoded by the coding sequence ATGGCGGAGGAAGAAGAAGTTCAGATTCAAGAAAACGCGGAGTCATCCCGACCCGAATTCCCGACGGGTCGGGTGAAGAAAATAATGAGACTAGACAAGGATGTGAATAGGGTGAGCGGAGAAGCGCTGTTCCTGGTGTCGCGCTCCACCGAGTTGTTTCTCCACTTCCTGGCTGAGAAATCGGCGCGCGTGGCCATCGAGAAGAAGCGCAAAACGGTTACCATTGACCACCTTCGGGTCGCAGTCAAGAGGCACCAACCTAGCAGCGATTTCCTCCTCGACTCGCTCCCTTTGCCTTCTCAGCCCAAAAATCTCCCTCTTTCCACCGCCGCCGACCGGAGAAAAGCTGATAAGCCCGCACCTGCCGGCACTCGTCGCATCGATCAGTTCTTCCGGAAGCCTGAAGTCCAAGTTGCTCCCGTGGCAGATCCTGAAGCCGAAGCTCCTGCGGAAGCTGATGCTGAAGCTAAAGATGCTCCCGAAGCTGATTCTGAAGCCCAAGCTGCTCCTGTGGAAGATCCTGAAGCCGAGCCTTCTGCGGAAGCTGATGCTGAAGCTAAAGCTGCTCCCGAAGCTGATTCTGAGGCCCAAGCTACTGGAGCTGAAGCTGACGCCGGAGCTGAAGTTGCTGCCGAAGCTGAAGCGGCAGTTCACGTAGATGAGTGTTAG
- the LOC130954666 gene encoding 65-kDa microtubule-associated protein 8 isoform X2, protein MGSVQTPIGMRNSAILETSCGFLLQELQIIWDEVGEDKFEREKVLLDLEQECLEVYRRKVDKANISRAHLHQELAEAEAEFTHLLLSLGERSLPGRPEKRAGTLKEQLDSITPALREMRLRKEERLNQFRAVQGQIQKISAEIAGNSDNATSIIVVNENDLSLKRLEEYQNELQRLYNEKNERLQQVEKYIDVIYSLSTILGKDSSAIIMEVHPSLNDLCGITKNISDKILDKLDTTVESLYEEKKARLDKLHHLGKELLNLWNLMDAPYTDRQPFSHVINLLSVSSSEVSDPGSLTLEIVQQTEAEVKRLDQLKASKMKELFQKKREELELICKKSHVEIPSQTEMKNIINLINSGEIDHSNLLMSMDEQISRAKEEAASRKAIMEKVEKWMLARDEERWLEEYSTDENRYSVSRGAHKNLRRAERARIMVSKMPALVDLIIKMARSWEEERNKVFLYDQVPLMEMLEEYNMLRREKEEEKKRQQPWEKKKVQSQVAVERDNMYASRPSTSSRRIPNKSCNGGLDSPMPVNRRLPISIHQFRSNSINSGNQAISFINDGRKMQRRRMFGEPGIPPHSRDEASSVISTHSGPFSP, encoded by the exons ATGGGTTCAGTCCAGACACCAATAGGGATGAGAAATTCTGCAATATTAGAAACTTCATGTGGATTCTTGTTGCAGGAACTGCAG ATAATATGGGACGAAGTCGGAGAAGACAAATTCGAGAGGGAGAAGGTTCTGCTGGATTTGGAGCAAGAGTGCCTCGAGGTCTATAGACGAAAGGTCGACAAAGCAAATATATCCAGAGCACATCTGCACCAAGAATTGGCCGAGGCCGAGGCTGAATTTACACACCTTTTGTTGTCTCTTGGTGAAAGATCTCTACCTGGACGG CCAGAAAAAAGGGCGGGAACACTAAAAGAGCAGCTAGATTCGATCACTCCAGCACTCCGAGAGATGCGTCTGAGGAAGGAAGAGAGGCTAAACCAGTTCCGAGCGGTGCAGGGGCAAATTCAAAAGATTTCTGCAGAAATTGCAGGTAATTCAGATAATGCAACATCAATCATTGTAGTAAACGAGAATGATCTTTCACTAAAAAGACTTGAGGAGTATCAGAACGAGTTGCAAAGGCTCTACAATGAGAAG AATGAAAGACTCCAGCAAGTGGAGAAATACATAGACGTAATATACAGCCTGTCCACAATCTTGGGAAAAGATTCCTCAGCGATCATCATGGAAGTTCACCCAAGCTTGAATGATTTGTGTGGAATAACAAAGAATATAAGTGACAAAATCCTGGATAAACTTGACACCACAGTAGAGTCCCTTTACGAAGAAAAGAAAGCCCGACTTGACAAG CTTCATCATTTAGGGAAAGAACTGTTGAATCTATGGAATCTTATGGATGCACCGTACACTGACCGACAACCTTTTTCACACGTAATCAATTTGTTATCAGTCTCATCTTCAGAAGTATCTGATCCAGGAAGTCTAACTCTAGAAATAGTGCAGCAG ACTGAAGCTGAAGTCAAGAGACTGGATCAACTAAAAGCAAGCAAGATGAAAGAGTTATTCCAGAAGAAACGGGAGGAACTGGAATTGATATGCAAGAAATCACATGTGGAGATACCTTCACAGACAGAGATGAAGAATATCATTAACCTTATAAACTCAG GGGAGATTGACCATTCCAATCTCCTCATGAGTATGGATGAACAGATATCAAGAGCAAAAGAAGAGGCTGCTAGCAGGAAGGCTATAATGGAGAAGGTGGAGAAGTGGATGTTAGCACGTGATGAAGAACGCTGGCTAGAAGAATATAGCACG GATGAGAATCGATACTCAGTCAGCAGAGGAGCTCACAAAAACTTGAGACGTGCTGAACGTGCCCGTATAATGGTCAGCAAAATGCCAG CTTTGGTagatttgataattaaaatggCCAGATCTTGGGAAGAAGAACGAAATAAAGTTTTCTTGTATGATCAG GTACCTCTAATGGAAATGTTGGAAGAGTATAACATGctaagaagagaaaaagaggaggaaaagaaaagacaGCAG CCATGGGAAAAGAAGAAGGTCCAGAGTCAAGTAGCAGTTGAGCGAGATAATATGTATGCATCAAGACCAAGCACCAGCAGTAGACGTATTCCAAATAAAAGCTGTAACGGAGGTCTAGACAGTCCTATGCCAGTGAACAGAAGGCTTCCCATCAGTATCCATCAATTCAGATCAAACAGCATAAATTCAGGAAATCAAGCTATATCCTTCATTAATGATGGAAGGAAGATGCAAAGAAGAAGGATGTTTGGTGAACCTGGCATTCCTCCTCATTCAAGAGACGAGGCATCTTCTGTGATATCAACACATTCTGGACCATTTTCTCCttaa
- the LOC130954666 gene encoding 65-kDa microtubule-associated protein 8 isoform X1 gives MGSVQTPIGMRNSAILETSCGFLLQELQIIWDEVGEDKFEREKVLLDLEQECLEVYRRKVDKANISRAHLHQELAEAEAEFTHLLLSLGERSLPGRPEKRAGTLKEQLDSITPALREMRLRKEERLNQFRAVQGQIQKISAEIAGNSDNATSIIVVNENDLSLKRLEEYQNELQRLYNEKNERLQQVEKYIDVIYSLSTILGKDSSAIIMEVHPSLNDLCGITKNISDKILDKLDTTVESLYEEKKARLDKLHHLGKELLNLWNLMDAPYTDRQPFSHVINLLSVSSSEVSDPGSLTLEIVQQTEAEVKRLDQLKASKMKELFQKKREELELICKKSHVEIPSQTEMKNIINLINSGDWEIDHSNLLMSMDEQISRAKEEAASRKAIMEKVEKWMLARDEERWLEEYSTDENRYSVSRGAHKNLRRAERARIMVSKMPALVDLIIKMARSWEEERNKVFLYDQVPLMEMLEEYNMLRREKEEEKKRQQPWEKKKVQSQVAVERDNMYASRPSTSSRRIPNKSCNGGLDSPMPVNRRLPISIHQFRSNSINSGNQAISFINDGRKMQRRRMFGEPGIPPHSRDEASSVISTHSGPFSP, from the exons ATGGGTTCAGTCCAGACACCAATAGGGATGAGAAATTCTGCAATATTAGAAACTTCATGTGGATTCTTGTTGCAGGAACTGCAG ATAATATGGGACGAAGTCGGAGAAGACAAATTCGAGAGGGAGAAGGTTCTGCTGGATTTGGAGCAAGAGTGCCTCGAGGTCTATAGACGAAAGGTCGACAAAGCAAATATATCCAGAGCACATCTGCACCAAGAATTGGCCGAGGCCGAGGCTGAATTTACACACCTTTTGTTGTCTCTTGGTGAAAGATCTCTACCTGGACGG CCAGAAAAAAGGGCGGGAACACTAAAAGAGCAGCTAGATTCGATCACTCCAGCACTCCGAGAGATGCGTCTGAGGAAGGAAGAGAGGCTAAACCAGTTCCGAGCGGTGCAGGGGCAAATTCAAAAGATTTCTGCAGAAATTGCAGGTAATTCAGATAATGCAACATCAATCATTGTAGTAAACGAGAATGATCTTTCACTAAAAAGACTTGAGGAGTATCAGAACGAGTTGCAAAGGCTCTACAATGAGAAG AATGAAAGACTCCAGCAAGTGGAGAAATACATAGACGTAATATACAGCCTGTCCACAATCTTGGGAAAAGATTCCTCAGCGATCATCATGGAAGTTCACCCAAGCTTGAATGATTTGTGTGGAATAACAAAGAATATAAGTGACAAAATCCTGGATAAACTTGACACCACAGTAGAGTCCCTTTACGAAGAAAAGAAAGCCCGACTTGACAAG CTTCATCATTTAGGGAAAGAACTGTTGAATCTATGGAATCTTATGGATGCACCGTACACTGACCGACAACCTTTTTCACACGTAATCAATTTGTTATCAGTCTCATCTTCAGAAGTATCTGATCCAGGAAGTCTAACTCTAGAAATAGTGCAGCAG ACTGAAGCTGAAGTCAAGAGACTGGATCAACTAAAAGCAAGCAAGATGAAAGAGTTATTCCAGAAGAAACGGGAGGAACTGGAATTGATATGCAAGAAATCACATGTGGAGATACCTTCACAGACAGAGATGAAGAATATCATTAACCTTATAAACTCAGGTGACT GGGAGATTGACCATTCCAATCTCCTCATGAGTATGGATGAACAGATATCAAGAGCAAAAGAAGAGGCTGCTAGCAGGAAGGCTATAATGGAGAAGGTGGAGAAGTGGATGTTAGCACGTGATGAAGAACGCTGGCTAGAAGAATATAGCACG GATGAGAATCGATACTCAGTCAGCAGAGGAGCTCACAAAAACTTGAGACGTGCTGAACGTGCCCGTATAATGGTCAGCAAAATGCCAG CTTTGGTagatttgataattaaaatggCCAGATCTTGGGAAGAAGAACGAAATAAAGTTTTCTTGTATGATCAG GTACCTCTAATGGAAATGTTGGAAGAGTATAACATGctaagaagagaaaaagaggaggaaaagaaaagacaGCAG CCATGGGAAAAGAAGAAGGTCCAGAGTCAAGTAGCAGTTGAGCGAGATAATATGTATGCATCAAGACCAAGCACCAGCAGTAGACGTATTCCAAATAAAAGCTGTAACGGAGGTCTAGACAGTCCTATGCCAGTGAACAGAAGGCTTCCCATCAGTATCCATCAATTCAGATCAAACAGCATAAATTCAGGAAATCAAGCTATATCCTTCATTAATGATGGAAGGAAGATGCAAAGAAGAAGGATGTTTGGTGAACCTGGCATTCCTCCTCATTCAAGAGACGAGGCATCTTCTGTGATATCAACACATTCTGGACCATTTTCTCCttaa